The following are encoded in a window of Ogataea parapolymorpha DL-1 chromosome VII, whole genome shotgun sequence genomic DNA:
- a CDS encoding Integral membrane protein SED5: MDVYPPNVQDRTLEFLQCVSTFNKQNHNKISTATTHNGPTKSQRSEFTRKAGLIAKDIARVTSSLGKLAALAKQKQLFNDKPTDMIELTYVIKQDIFKIERSLKELQQSSVTKSSGDNQINTYTKNVVQLLNTKVKNVSETFKEVLQTRQRNELAKKSRQEQLLASVNGSIKDTGVNGKSNEVLPYALRKKGTQISENPFLSSMEQDPGVSVPSQDYLSIPDQSQQLMLLEEQSNQYLQERNRAVEAIESTINEVGGLFQQLATMVQEQGEVIQRIDNNVEDISLNISGAQRELLKYYNTVTSNRWLMVKIFGILILFFLMWVLIS; encoded by the coding sequence ATGGACGTATATCCCCCTAACGTCCAAGATAGAACGCTTGAGTTTCTCCAGTGTGTGTCAACTTTCAATAAGCAGAATCACAACAAAATATCCACAGCGACTACGCATAATGGTCCTACAAAATCTCAGCGGAGCGAATTTACTCGGAAGGCTGGTCTTATCGCTAAAGACATTGCACGAGTCACCAGTTCTTTAGGGAAGCTGGCAGCACTTGCAAAGCAGAAACAACTATTTAACGATAAACCCACCGATATGATTGAGTTGACATATGTTATCAAGCAAGACATATTCAAAATCGAAAGATCGTTGAAAGAACTTCAACAATCGAGCGTAACCAAATCATCTGGAGATAATCAGATTAACACATATACTAAGAATGTTGTGCAGCTACTGAACACAAAAGTGAAAAACGTTAGCGAAACGTTTAAAGAGGTGTTGCAAACGAGACAGCGCAATGAGCTAGCAAAAAAATCCCGCCAAGAACAACTACTCGCCTCTGTAAATGGATCGATCAAAGACACGGGAGTAAATGGCAAAAGTAATGAAGTGCTGCCATACGCTTTGCGAAAGAAAGGAACACAAATTTCGGAAAATCCTTTTCTATCTTCGATGGAACAAGATCCGGGTGTGTCGGTCCCAAGTCAGGACTATCTATCAATACCAGATCAATCACAGCAACTCATGCTACTTGAGGAACAGAGTAATCAATACCTACAGGAAAGAAATAGAGCAGTGGAGGCAATTGAGTCTACAATTAATGAAGTTGGTGGTTTGTTCCAGCAATTAGCCACAATGGTTCAAGAGCAGGGCGAGGTTATACAAAGAATAGACAACAACGTTGAAGACATTAGTCTCAACATCAGCGGAGCACAGAGGGAACTTCTGAAGTACTACAACACCGTAACCAGTAATAGGTGGCTGATGGTGAAGATCTTTGGGATTCTCATATTGTTCTTTTTGATGTGGGTTCTTATCAGCTAG
- a CDS encoding putative phosphatase yields the protein MSPPAIVFTDWDGTVTLQDSNDVLTDNLGFGHEKRKVLNDRMLNETLSFREGFDEMLRSIPANGHSFQECVDYLLQHIELDPGFKDFYHWCHDKGIPLYVISSGMSPIIEALLKKLLGQQVMNHVTIVSNGVEINGNDWHIVYRDDTPFGHDKAASIKQCLENYDLSKRPYLFYCGDGVSDLSAAKSCDLLFARRGKDLVTFCIKQKIHFTQFDSFKDILSDVQKIVSGEKKLEDCFE from the coding sequence ATGTCTCCTCCTGCTATTGTATTCACCGATTGGGACGGCACAGTAACCCTTCAAGACTCTAATGACGTTTTGACCGACAACCTTGGTTTTGGTCACGAGAAGAGAAAGGTTTTGAATGATCGCATGCTAAATGAGACCCTTTCTTTCAGAGAGGGTTTCGACGAGATGCTCAGGTCGATTCCTGCAAACGGCCATTCTTTCCAAGAGTGCGTTGACTACTTGCTACAACACATTGAGTTGGATCCTGGGTTTAAAGACTTTTATCATTGGTGTCACGATAAAGGAATTCCTCTTTACGTTATCAGCAGCGGCATGTCCCCAATCATCGAGGCTTTGTTGAAGAAGCTTCTCGGCCAGCAAGTGATGAACCACGTGACCATCGTTTCCAATGGTGTGGAGATCAATGGCAATGATTGGCATATTGTTTATCGTGACGATACTCCATTCGGACATGACAAGGCCGCGTCCATCAAGCAATGTCTTGAGAACTACGATCTTAGTAAGAGGCCATACCTATTCTATTGCGGTGATGGAGTTTCCGATCTGTCGGCAGCAAAGTCCTGCGATCTGTTATTTGCGAGAAGAGGAAAAGATCTGGTTACTTTCTGTATTAAGCAGAAGATCCACTTCACCCAATTCGACTCCTTTAAGGATATATTGAGCGATGTTCAGAAAATCGTTTCGGGTGAAAAGAAATTAGAGGATTGCTTTGAATAG
- a CDS encoding Elongation factor 3 translates to MSAAAESKQSAEVLSELFGKLAVAAPEERDSAASNVASFLNGEIIEHDVPYEFFQSLEKAIKDKKQAVNALVTVRHIASASDLSPSVEPYIVGLIETISSRAGDKQQDVREAAAAALLAIARAVTPVAIKDILARLIKCLHETAKWQEKIALLDAIAVLVETSKAQLALRMPELIPVLSEAMWDTKVEVKKAATETMTKTTATIENKDIEPFIPKLISSISDPTQVPETVHALGATTFVSEVTTAALSIMVPLLSRGLAERDTAIKRKAAVIIDNMCKLVDDPQVVAPFMEKLFPALKTNLSTIADPEARSVTERALNTLRRVGAVPADDSIPEVSTAGDVEVNLAILKDLVKDKPSRFDIVQTYVAAIAGDLIDERKIDPDAWSSALTPFLTIFLHEKESKEIIEEFRKRSVDNIPQPPVFEDEDDEGEDLCNCEFSLAYGAKILLNKTQLRLKRARRYGLCGPNGAGKSTLMRAIANGQVEGFPTQEECRTVYVEHDIDGSHAETPVVDFVLDQNTSLDRETVKAKLLEFGFSEQMIDMPIAALSGGWKMKLALARAVLANADILLLDEPTNHLDTVNVAWLVNYLTTCNITSIIVSHDSGFLDNVVQYIIHYEGFKLRKYKGNLSELIKRVPSAKSYKELSASEVEFKFPEPGFLEGVKTKQKAIVKVSNMSFQYPGTSKPQISDISFQCSLSSRIAVIGPNGAGKSTLINVLTGELLPTSGEVYVHENCRIAYIKQHAFAHIDSHLDKTPSEYIQWRFQTGEDRETMDRASRQINENDEQAMNKIFKIDGTPRRIQGIHARRKFKNTYEYECSFLLGENLGMKSERWVPMMSVDNAWLPRGELIESHAKMVAEVDMKEALASGQFRPLTRKEIEAHCAMLGLDAELVSHSRIRGLSGGQKVKLVLAACTWQRPHLIVLDEPTNYLDRDSLGALSKALKSFEGGVIIITHSAEFTKDLTEEVWAVVDGKMTPSGHNWVQGQGSGPRLEKKNDEEEEKFDAMGNKIVTTKKKTKLSSAELRKKKKERMKKKKELGDAYVSSDDEF, encoded by the coding sequence ATGTCCGCTGCTGCCGAATCGAAACAGAGCGCAGAAGTTTTGTCCGAATTGTTTGGCAAActtgctgttgctgcgcCAGAAGAGAGAGACTCTGCTGCTTCTAATGTCGCTTCTTTCCTCAACGGTGAAATCATCGAGCATGATGTCCCATATGAATTTTTCCAATCCTTGGAAAAGGCTATTAAGGACAAGAAGCAAGCTGTCAATGCTCTTGTCACTGTGAGACACATTGCAAGCGCTTCTGACCTGTCCCCATCTGTCGAGCCATACATCGTTGGCCTTATTGAGACTATTTCGTCGAGGGCTGGTGACAAGCAGCAAGATGTCAGagaggctgctgctgctgctctccTTGCCATTGCTAGAGCCGTCACTCCGGTTGCTATCAAGGACATCTTGGCTCGCTTGATCAAGTGCCTCCACGAGACCGCTAAATggcaggaaaaaattgcTCTTTTGGATGCTATTGCCGTTTTGGTTGAGACCTCTAAGGCTCAGCTCGCTCTTAGAATGCCTGAGCTTATCCCAGTGCTGTCTGAGGCTATGTGGGATACCAAGGTTGAAGTCAAGAAGGCCGCAACTGAGACCATGACTAAGACCACTGCCACCATCGAGAACAAGGATATTGAGCCTTTCATTCCAAAGCTCATTAGCTCGATTTCTGATCCAACTCaggttccagaaactgttCACGCTTTGGGTGCCACCACCTTCGTTTCTGAGGTCACCACCGCTGCTTTGTCCATCATGGTTCCATTGCTTTCTAGAGGTTTGGCCGAGAGAGACACTGCTATCAAGAGAAAGGCTGCTGTTATCATTGACAACATGTGTAAACTTGTTGACGACCCACAAGTTGTTGCCCCATTCATGGAGAAACTGTTCCCAGCTTTGAAGACAAACCTGTCTACTATTGCTGATCCTGAGGCAAGATCTGTTACTGAGAGAGCTTTGAACACTCTGAGAAGAGTTGGTGCTGTTCCAGCCGATGACAGCATTCCTGAAGTTTCTACCGCCGGTGATGTTGAGGTTAACCTTGCCATTCTGAAGGACTTGGTGAAGGACAAGCCATCTAGATTCGACATTGTTCAAACTTACGTTGCCGCTATTGCTGGTGATTTGATTGACGAGAGAAAGATCGACCCAGATGCTTGGTCTTCCGCTTTGACGCCATTTTTGACCATCTTCTTGCACGAGAAAGAGTCGAAGGAGATTATTGAGGAGTTCAGAAAGAGATCCGTTGACAACATTCCTCAGCCACCAGTCTTTGAAGACGAGGATGATGAGGGTGAGGACCTCTGTAACTGTGAATTCTCTCTAGCTTATGGTgccaagatcttgttgaacaaGACTCAACTTAGATTGAAGAGAGCTAGAAGATACGGTCTGTGTGGTCCAAACGGTGCTGGTAAGTCTACTCTGATGAGGGCTATTGCCAACGGTCAAGTTGAAGGTTTCCCAACTCAAGAAGAATGTAGAACTGTCTACGTTGAGCACGACATTGACGGTTCCCACGCTGAGACTCCAGTTGTTGACTTcgttctggatcaaaaTACTTCTCTTGACAGGGAGACAGTGAAGGCCAagcttttggagtttgGTTTCTCTGAGCAAATGATTGACATGCCTATTGCCGCTCTTTCCGGTGGTTGGAAGATGAAGTTGGCTCTTGCCAGAGCTGTGTTGGCCAACGCAGATATCTTGCTTTTGGATGAGCCAACTAACCACTTGGATACCGTTAACGTTGCTTGGTTGGTCAACTACTTGACCACCTGTAACATCACCTCGATTATTGTTTCGCACGACTCTGGATTCCTGGACAATGTCGTTCAATACATCATTCACTACGAAGGATTCAAGCTTAGAAAGTACAAGGGTAATCTTTCTGAACTGATCAAGAGAGTTCCATCTGCCAAATCCTACAAGGAGCTTTCTGCATCTGAGGTTGAGTTCAAGTTCCCAGAGCCAGGTTTCTTGGAGGGTGTTAAGACCAAGCAAAAGGCAATTGTCAAGGTCTCCAACATGTCTTTCCAATACCCAGGTACTAGCAAGCCTCAAATCTCTGACATCTCTTTCCAATGTTCGTTGTCGTCCAGAATTGCCGTCATTGGTCCAAACGGTGCTGGTAAGTCCACCTTGATTAACGTTTTGACTGGTGAGTTGCTTCCAACTAGTGGTGAAGTTTATGTCCATGAGAACTGTCGTATTGCTTACATCAAGCAACACGCTTTCGCTCACATCGACTCGCATTTGGACAAGACTCCATCGGAGTACATTCAATGGAGATTCCAAACCGGTGAAGACAGAGAAACCATGGACAGAGCTTCTAGACAAATTAACGAGAACGATGAGCAGGCCATGAACAAGATCTTCAAGATTGATGGTACCCCAAGAAGAATTCAAGGTATTCACGCTAGACGGAAGTTCAAGAACACTTATGAGTATGAGTGTTCCTTCTTGTTGGGTGAGAACCTTGGTATGAAATCCGAGAGATGGGTTCCAATGATGTCCGTCGACAACGCTTGGTTGCCAAGAGGTGAGCTTATCGAATCCCACGCTAAGATGGTTGCTGAGGTTGACATGAAGGAGGCTTTGGCTTCCGGTCAATTCAGACCTTTGACTAGAAAGGAGATTGAGGCCCACTGTGCTATGTTGGGATTGGATGCTGAATTGGTGTCCCACTCTAGAATCAGAGGTCTTTCTGGTGGTCAAAAGGTCAAGTTGGTTTTGGCTGCTTGTACATGGCAAAGACCTCACTTGATTGTTTTGGATGAGCCAACTAACTATTTGGACAGAGACTCTTTGGGAGCTTTGTCCAAGGCTTTGAAGTCTTTCGAAGGTGGTGTTATCATCATTACCCACTCTGCAGAATTCACTAAGGACTTGACTGAGGAAGTCTGGGCCGTTGTTGACGGTAAGATGACCCCATCTGGTCACAACTGGGTCCAAGGCCAAGGTTCTGGTCCAAGattggagaagaagaacgatgaggaagaagaaaagtTTGACGCTATGGGTAACAAGATTGTTACTACTAAAAAGAAGACTAAGCTTTCCTCTGCCGAActgagaaagaagaagaaggaaagaatgaagaagaagaaggaatTGGGTGACGCTTACGTGTCTTCTGACGACGAATTCTAA
- a CDS encoding Isopentenyl-diphosphate Delta-isomerase has protein sequence MSKLSEYHQRVKSLTREDILTKFPEVTPLEATTGESSSSTTNGSTTYNSLFRGHDEEQIKLMDENCIVLDYDDRAIGAGTKKLCHIMDNINKGLLHRAFSVFLFDSNNRLLLQQRADEKITFPSMWTNTCCSHPLCVRSELGLDLDSSILGAKTAAQRKLEQELGIHPKDVPIENFKFLTRIHYMAPSNGPWGEHEIDYILIIKANPAFKANPNEVKDTRYVTADELKKMFKDPSLVFTPWFKLICESYLFQWWDHLDELDRFTSTEIDRML, from the coding sequence ATGAGCAAGTTGTCCGAATATCATCAGCGAGTTAAATCTCTCACTAGAGAAGATATTCTGACCAAGTTCCCCGAAGTGACGCCCTTGGAAGCTACCACTGGAGAGTCATCTTCGTCGACGACAAATGGCTCTACTACATACAACTCGCTTTTCCGAGGTCACGATGAAGAGCAGATCAAACTCATGGATGAGAACTGTATTGTTCTAGATTATGATGATAGAGCGATCGGTGCTGGAACGAAAAAGCTTTGTCATATCATGGATAATATCAATAAGGGATTGCTCCATAGAGCATTTTCCGTCTTTTTATTTGACTCGAACAACAGGCTTCTCTTACAGCAGAGGGCTGATGAGAAAATTACCTTTCCCTCCATGTGGACCAACACTTGTTGCTCCCATCCCCTTTGTGTTCGGTCTGAACTGGGGTTAGACCTGGACTCATCTATTCTAGGAGCCAAGACTGCAGCTCAAAGGAAGCTGGAACAGGAGTTGGGAATTCATCCGAAAGATGTTCCTATTGAAAACTTCAAGTTTTTGACCAGAATTCATTACATGGCACCTAGCAATGGACCATGGGGAGAGCACGAAATTGATTACATTTTAATAATCAAAGCTAATCCAGCATTCAAGGCGAACCCAAATGAGGTGAAAGACACCCGTTATGTGACAGCAGACgaactcaaaaagatgtTCAAGGATCCAAGTTTGGTGTTCACCCCATGGTTCAAGTTGATCTGCGAATCATATCTATTCCAATGGTGGGATCACCTTGATGAGCTAGACAGATTTACTAGCACGGAAATTGACCGCATGTTGTGA